One Limnothrix sp. FACHB-406 DNA window includes the following coding sequences:
- the rimI gene encoding ribosomal protein S18-alanine N-acetyltransferase: protein MRSLRLQLLNHDHLDQLVAIDQIALGGLWSANTYRRELDSPNSDLLGAIDPQGQLIGFGCAWAIVDECHITAIALRPEWQRQGLGQTLLWGLLSLARQREMKRATLEVRPSNQAALSLYEKFGFQEAGRRKRYYADGEDAAILWLGKLDWPQFAQQLDRTAADLSDRLAQHQWQWWGEIMPPTAGVGSPPSHALD, encoded by the coding sequence ATGCGATCGCTCCGTTTGCAACTACTCAATCATGACCATCTCGATCAGTTGGTGGCGATCGACCAGATAGCCTTGGGTGGTCTATGGAGCGCCAACACCTATCGCCGGGAACTGGATAGCCCGAATAGTGATTTGCTCGGGGCGATCGATCCGCAAGGACAACTGATCGGGTTTGGTTGCGCCTGGGCGATCGTTGACGAGTGCCACATCACGGCGATCGCCCTGCGGCCCGAGTGGCAGCGACAGGGCTTGGGCCAAACCCTGCTGTGGGGCCTGTTGAGCTTGGCGCGGCAACGGGAAATGAAACGCGCCACCCTTGAAGTGCGACCCAGCAACCAAGCCGCCCTCTCGCTTTACGAAAAATTTGGCTTCCAGGAGGCCGGCCGTCGCAAACGCTACTACGCCGATGGCGAAGATGCGGCGATCCTGTGGTTAGGCAAGTTGGATTGGCCCCAGTTTGCTCAACAGCTCGATCGCACCGCTGCTGACCTGAGCGATCGACTGGCGCAACATCAATGGCAGTGGTGGGGAGAGATTATGCCCCCAACCGCCGGGGTCGGCAGCCCCCCAAGCCATGCGCTAGATTAA